A window from uncultured Desulfobacter sp. encodes these proteins:
- a CDS encoding FAD-dependent oxidoreductase, with protein MQKIKQDEKRVLVIGGGVGGIKAALDLSESRKKVLLIDSDYAIGGLMTQLDRTFPTNNCDLCTVSPHLSATTREKFLEVSTMTELTSLSGEAGDFTATLKTAPRFIDIEKCTACGECLKKFPEAVRFTPGLDPRAPTCMRYPQATPYAYSIDMEKVNDVEALKAVCKAGAIVPDDTEQEVQIKAASVVLSVGAEMFDSSVMDNFGSGKFDNVVPGLEYERIMSASGPFQGNLVRKSDQQRPKKVAWIQCVGSRGINKHDVSYCSSVCCMYALKEAMVTKERFGDDIETTIFFMDMRTFGKDYEQYYNRAKKDFGIRLIRCKPHTITELPDKSLAITYAREDLSAMEKEEFDMVVLSTGFRPNQKTIALAETLGIDLNEHNFAKSGTMDPVTTSKDGVYVCGVFESPKDIPETLVQASAAASIAGVAIESEDAADEPGSPYPPQRDVDGEDPKIGFFVVDCDGEIGQTLDIDKLLENAKTNPDVAVAEAFKLSCSFESMEKIGKLIKEQNLNRVVIGSGSPRIQEIMFQDMLRRAGLNPYLLELVNLRDQNAWAHNNDPAKALEKAFKMVQVGISGVRVAKPLAEKILPTSQCALVVGGGVTGMTSALELAKQGTFTYLVEKEPVLGGQALNLSQTIEGDDVAAFVKDLVTAVSANDNIKVYTGASIADHHGVPGNFTTGIKMLAAGAREQIEHGVTILATGAKANRPAVYGLGELDTVMTQLDLDAILENDEAKIKAMEQVVMIQCAGSREADNPNCSRLCCQAAIKNALRLLEMNSDLNIFVLYRDIRTYGFQEDYYKEARNKGVKFIRFDLDHRPVVSKDAGKTIVRTHDFVLGQDIEIEADCVALSTGLVANAETTNELARLFDLPKTEDGFFLEDHVKLKPIDMALRGFFVAGTAHSPKVIRESITQAHAVAGRARTLLATKEITLPATYATVDPIKCAVCLICVRACPYNVPFINTERHSEIDPAKCRGCGICVAECPAKAIQLTAWEDDQIMAKLDGLFERYN; from the coding sequence ATGCAAAAAATTAAACAAGACGAAAAACGCGTGCTCGTCATTGGCGGTGGCGTTGGCGGCATCAAGGCAGCCCTTGATCTTTCCGAGTCCCGGAAAAAGGTCCTGCTCATTGATTCCGACTATGCCATTGGTGGATTAATGACCCAGCTGGACCGCACTTTTCCAACGAACAATTGCGATTTGTGTACAGTTTCTCCTCATCTGTCCGCAACGACTAGGGAAAAGTTTCTTGAGGTCAGCACCATGACAGAGCTAACCAGCCTGTCCGGAGAGGCCGGTGATTTTACGGCCACGTTAAAAACCGCACCCCGATTCATTGATATTGAAAAATGTACAGCCTGCGGTGAGTGTTTGAAAAAATTTCCAGAAGCCGTCCGGTTTACCCCGGGACTTGACCCCCGGGCGCCGACCTGTATGCGGTATCCCCAGGCCACGCCATATGCTTATTCCATTGACATGGAAAAGGTAAATGACGTTGAGGCACTTAAGGCTGTCTGTAAAGCCGGGGCCATTGTACCCGATGATACGGAACAGGAAGTCCAGATCAAGGCGGCATCCGTTGTCCTGAGTGTGGGCGCCGAGATGTTTGATTCAAGTGTCATGGACAACTTCGGCAGTGGCAAATTTGACAATGTGGTTCCCGGTCTTGAGTATGAACGGATTATGTCCGCATCCGGACCTTTTCAGGGTAACCTGGTCAGAAAATCAGATCAGCAACGGCCGAAAAAAGTGGCCTGGATACAATGTGTGGGATCCAGGGGCATCAACAAACACGATGTGTCTTATTGCTCAAGTGTATGCTGCATGTATGCCCTTAAAGAGGCCATGGTGACCAAGGAACGTTTTGGCGATGATATTGAAACCACCATATTCTTTATGGATATGCGGACCTTTGGCAAGGATTACGAACAGTATTACAACCGCGCCAAAAAAGATTTCGGCATTCGTCTGATCAGATGCAAACCCCACACCATTACAGAATTACCTGATAAATCGCTTGCGATCACTTACGCCAGAGAAGACTTGTCAGCCATGGAAAAAGAAGAATTTGACATGGTTGTGCTCTCCACAGGTTTCAGACCCAACCAGAAAACCATTGCGCTGGCCGAAACACTGGGTATTGATCTGAACGAACACAATTTTGCCAAATCCGGCACCATGGACCCTGTGACTACTTCCAAAGATGGTGTCTATGTCTGCGGTGTCTTTGAAAGTCCAAAAGATATTCCTGAGACGCTGGTTCAGGCATCGGCTGCCGCATCCATCGCTGGCGTGGCCATAGAGAGCGAAGACGCCGCTGATGAGCCGGGCAGCCCCTATCCGCCCCAAAGAGATGTTGATGGCGAAGATCCCAAAATCGGTTTCTTTGTTGTGGACTGTGACGGGGAGATCGGTCAGACCCTGGATATAGACAAACTTCTGGAAAATGCCAAGACCAATCCTGATGTTGCTGTGGCAGAAGCTTTTAAATTAAGCTGTTCTTTTGAATCCATGGAAAAGATTGGGAAGCTGATCAAAGAGCAAAATCTGAACCGGGTGGTTATTGGTTCGGGTTCTCCGAGGATTCAGGAAATTATGTTCCAGGATATGCTCAGGCGCGCAGGGCTCAACCCCTACCTGCTTGAGCTTGTTAACTTGAGAGACCAGAATGCCTGGGCACACAACAACGATCCGGCCAAAGCTCTTGAAAAAGCCTTTAAAATGGTTCAGGTTGGCATCTCCGGTGTCAGAGTGGCAAAACCCCTGGCTGAAAAAATTCTTCCCACAAGCCAGTGTGCCCTTGTTGTGGGTGGCGGTGTGACTGGTATGACATCCGCCCTTGAACTGGCTAAGCAGGGTACGTTCACCTATCTGGTGGAAAAAGAACCCGTACTTGGCGGTCAGGCCCTTAACTTGTCCCAAACCATCGAAGGCGATGATGTTGCAGCTTTTGTCAAGGATCTTGTGACTGCAGTCTCTGCCAATGACAATATCAAAGTGTACACCGGTGCATCGATTGCAGACCACCATGGTGTGCCCGGCAATTTTACCACCGGTATTAAAATGCTGGCTGCCGGTGCCCGTGAACAGATTGAGCACGGTGTTACCATTCTTGCCACCGGTGCAAAAGCCAACCGGCCTGCCGTATATGGCTTGGGCGAGCTTGATACGGTTATGACCCAGCTTGATCTTGACGCCATCCTTGAAAATGATGAAGCAAAAATCAAGGCCATGGAGCAGGTGGTGATGATTCAATGTGCAGGTTCCAGGGAAGCCGATAACCCTAACTGCTCACGCCTTTGCTGCCAGGCGGCCATTAAAAATGCCCTGCGTCTTCTGGAAATGAACTCGGATCTCAACATTTTTGTTCTTTACAGAGATATCCGCACTTACGGTTTCCAGGAAGACTATTATAAAGAAGCCCGGAATAAAGGCGTTAAGTTTATTCGTTTTGACCTTGATCATCGTCCGGTTGTCAGCAAAGACGCCGGTAAGACCATTGTTCGCACCCATGATTTTGTTCTGGGCCAGGACATTGAGATTGAAGCCGATTGCGTGGCGTTAAGTACCGGTTTGGTTGCAAACGCGGAAACCACCAACGAGCTTGCACGCCTGTTTGATTTGCCCAAGACGGAAGACGGCTTTTTCTTAGAAGATCATGTGAAGCTTAAACCCATTGATATGGCGCTTCGCGGGTTCTTTGTGGCCGGTACGGCCCATTCTCCCAAGGTGATTCGTGAAAGCATCACCCAGGCCCATGCCGTTGCCGGCAGAGCCCGGACCCTGCTGGCCACCAAAGAGATTACTCTACCGGCTACCTATGCCACGGTTGATCCGATTAAGTGTGCGGTCTGCCTGATCTGTGTCAGAGCCTGTCCATATAATGTTCCTTTTATCAATACTGAACGGCATTCAGAAATTGATCCGGCCAAGTGTCGCGGCTGCGGTATCTGCGTCGCCGAGTGTCCGGCCAAGGCCATTCAGTTAACGGCTTGGGAAGATGACCAGATAATGGCTAAACTTGATGGTTTATTTGAGAGGTATAACTAA
- a CDS encoding uracil-DNA glycosylase: MMNHFFKLLHKASTKQVFNPWVEVDKDNDMDKTAPEKRMMNLKCYLQERTHAEYLLLAEALGYQGGHFTGIPMTSERIILGHKRDQGIDPDHVCRSALYRTSNTKKHEAGFNEPTATIVWGKLISEGLDTRNFVLWNAFPWHPYKSSKGLLSNRTPTNQEMTDGAQVLDALLQAFDFKKIIALGNKAAGSLRAMGIKTEKVRHPAMGGAERFREQFFNIVKG, from the coding sequence ATGATGAACCATTTTTTTAAACTGTTGCATAAAGCTTCAACCAAGCAGGTTTTTAATCCATGGGTTGAGGTTGATAAAGACAATGATATGGATAAAACCGCTCCGGAAAAAAGGATGATGAATCTGAAATGTTACCTCCAGGAACGTACCCATGCCGAATATCTGCTTCTTGCAGAGGCGTTGGGATATCAAGGCGGCCATTTTACCGGTATCCCCATGACTTCCGAACGAATTATTCTTGGGCATAAGAGGGACCAAGGCATCGACCCTGATCATGTATGTCGTTCAGCACTCTACAGAACAAGCAACACAAAGAAACATGAGGCCGGATTCAACGAACCCACTGCGACAATTGTCTGGGGAAAGTTGATCAGTGAAGGATTGGATACAAGAAATTTTGTTCTCTGGAATGCCTTTCCCTGGCATCCATACAAAAGTTCAAAAGGGCTGCTGTCAAACCGGACCCCGACCAATCAGGAGATGACGGACGGGGCCCAGGTTCTTGACGCACTGTTACAGGCGTTTGATTTCAAAAAAATTATTGCGCTCGGCAATAAGGCCGCCGGCTCCCTTCGCGCCATGGGCATAAAAACGGAAAAGGTCAGACATCCTGCCATGGGCGGTGCAGAACGTTTTCGGGAACAGTTTTTCAACATTGTAAAAGGTTAG
- a CDS encoding hydrogenase iron-sulfur subunit, with protein sequence MSNFEPEIVAFCCHYCAYTAADMAGTRRISYPSNVKIIRVPCTGKVDAIHLMKALEKGADGVYVAGCLEGDCHFKDGNVHAAAHVESIKKILETLGWEPERVAMMRFSAGMGEKFAQAATEFTEKIKALGPSPVSQATSKAV encoded by the coding sequence ATGAGTAACTTTGAGCCTGAAATCGTGGCCTTTTGCTGTCATTATTGTGCATACACCGCAGCAGATATGGCCGGCACCAGGCGGATTTCATATCCGTCCAACGTAAAAATTATACGCGTGCCCTGCACCGGCAAAGTAGACGCCATCCACCTGATGAAAGCCCTTGAAAAAGGGGCTGATGGTGTATATGTGGCTGGCTGCCTGGAAGGCGACTGCCATTTTAAAGACGGTAATGTGCATGCCGCAGCCCATGTGGAAAGTATCAAAAAGATCCTGGAAACTCTGGGTTGGGAGCCCGAACGCGTGGCCATGATGCGCTTTTCCGCAGGTATGGGTGAAAAATTTGCCCAGGCTGCAACCGAATTTACGGAAAAGATTAAAGCATTAGGGCCAAGCCCGGTCAGTCAGGCAACAAGCAAAGCCGTTTAA
- a CDS encoding zinc ribbon domain-containing protein, which produces MPIFEYTCKQCGKEFERVVFLGEEKGITCPECKSRDVKKNMSASTFMGAIIGTCATPFPNGPS; this is translated from the coding sequence ATGCCTATTTTTGAGTATACATGTAAACAATGCGGCAAAGAGTTTGAAAGAGTTGTTTTTTTAGGTGAAGAAAAGGGGATCACTTGTCCTGAGTGCAAAAGCAGGGATGTGAAGAAAAATATGAGTGCATCCACGTTTATGGGTGCTATTATTGGGACCTGTGCAACCCCTTTTCCCAATGGCCCGTCATGA
- a CDS encoding NAD-dependent malic enzyme, with the protein MEINHYEFGYGKYGETNSVTINLRGFDILLFNNICKGTAFTLEDRKKLKLFGYLPPRVKTLEEQVKNSLRIVEDKETDIEKYIYIRSLFDRNVVLAHAVIASDVSRFLPIIYTPTVGFACQRYSAMFRRANGIHFCPRNIDDAEFILAHYTDKDIRVAVVTDNQGILGIGDQGAGGIPICLGKLMLYTQGAGIAPWHCLPISLDLGTDNQELLDDPNYLGWRERRLTGEAYDQFVEKFVSAFKKVFPHALCQWEDFSKQNAFSVRDRYLKEVISFNDDIQGTGSITLAGILAAMKSKNEKMADQVYLINGAGAGGVGVAEQIRTELVAQGMDEASATARIFTMDSKGVVTNDRALEPYKRAFAKDLSNLTWIKSKADNTLLNVIKHERVTVLIGTSGQRGSFTQQVVNAVGRNTQRPVILPLSNPTNNCEALPADIYQWTDGKALVATGSPFDDVIHNGKSYRIGQMNNAFVFPGVGLGIVASGASQVLPVFFSAAAHAVAEFISEEDIQDGILCPPLNQLAEVSLEVAKRVGAEAIKAGVAQNDCAFSTFKHQSDETRLFELIENMRWHPDYL; encoded by the coding sequence ATGGAAATCAATCATTACGAGTTTGGGTACGGAAAATACGGAGAAACCAACAGCGTTACCATCAACTTAAGGGGATTTGACATCCTTTTATTCAATAACATATGCAAAGGGACGGCCTTTACCCTGGAAGACCGCAAAAAATTAAAGCTTTTCGGCTATCTGCCCCCACGGGTGAAAACCCTTGAAGAGCAGGTGAAAAACAGTTTGAGAATTGTAGAAGATAAAGAAACTGATATTGAAAAATACATTTATATCAGAAGTCTTTTTGATCGAAACGTGGTACTTGCCCATGCGGTAATCGCCTCGGATGTTTCCCGGTTTCTGCCCATTATCTATACCCCCACAGTGGGGTTTGCCTGCCAGCGGTATTCTGCCATGTTCAGACGGGCCAACGGTATTCATTTTTGTCCCCGAAATATTGATGATGCCGAATTTATCCTTGCACATTATACGGACAAAGACATCCGGGTGGCCGTGGTGACGGATAACCAGGGGATTCTCGGCATCGGCGATCAGGGCGCTGGGGGCATTCCCATCTGCCTTGGCAAACTCATGCTTTACACCCAGGGCGCCGGTATTGCCCCCTGGCATTGTCTGCCCATTTCCCTTGATCTGGGTACGGACAACCAGGAACTGCTGGATGATCCCAACTACCTGGGCTGGCGGGAACGAAGGCTGACCGGCGAAGCCTACGATCAGTTCGTTGAAAAATTCGTATCGGCCTTTAAAAAAGTGTTCCCCCACGCCCTTTGCCAGTGGGAGGATTTTTCCAAACAAAACGCTTTTTCCGTCCGGGACAGATATCTCAAAGAAGTTATTTCTTTTAATGATGATATCCAGGGAACCGGCTCCATCACCCTGGCCGGTATCTTGGCTGCCATGAAGTCCAAAAATGAGAAAATGGCCGATCAGGTTTACCTGATCAATGGCGCCGGTGCCGGCGGTGTGGGCGTTGCTGAACAGATCCGGACGGAGCTCGTGGCACAGGGTATGGATGAAGCATCGGCCACGGCCCGGATTTTCACCATGGATTCCAAGGGCGTTGTTACCAATGACAGGGCTCTTGAACCTTATAAAAGGGCGTTTGCCAAGGATTTGTCTAACTTGACCTGGATAAAATCCAAAGCAGACAATACCCTGCTGAATGTTATTAAACATGAACGGGTCACGGTGCTCATCGGCACATCCGGCCAGCGCGGCTCTTTTACACAGCAGGTTGTCAATGCCGTGGGCCGCAATACCCAGCGCCCTGTGATACTTCCGTTAAGCAACCCCACAAATAACTGCGAAGCCCTGCCGGCCGACATTTATCAATGGACCGACGGAAAAGCCCTTGTGGCCACAGGTTCTCCGTTTGACGATGTCATTCACAACGGCAAATCATACCGCATCGGCCAGATGAATAACGCCTTTGTTTTTCCGGGTGTGGGCCTTGGGATTGTGGCGTCGGGTGCCTCTCAAGTGCTGCCGGTGTTCTTTTCGGCCGCAGCCCATGCCGTGGCTGAATTTATCAGCGAAGAGGATATCCAGGATGGCATTTTATGCCCGCCCCTGAATCAGCTTGCAGAGGTCTCCCTTGAAGTGGCAAAACGGGTGGGGGCTGAAGCCATCAAAGCCGGGGTGGCGCAAAATGATTGTGCCTTTTCAACATTCAAGCACCAGTCAGATGAAACACGGCTGTTTGAACTGATTGAAAATATGCGCTGGCACCCTGACTATTTATAA
- a CDS encoding cereblon family protein → MLDLICKKTDRQIQGKSAPEIQPTLEPVILCKNCNAVVTKPQFILHTRQGASQTFANPSGHVFEIQCFSQAPGCSAGSSPSSDFTWFPGYDWSIGICRNCSFHLGWIFLPVDQKMSSKFYGLILDHLIFP, encoded by the coding sequence ATGCTTGATTTAATCTGTAAAAAAACAGACCGGCAAATCCAGGGAAAGAGTGCACCTGAAATTCAGCCAACGCTGGAACCGGTCATTTTGTGTAAAAACTGCAATGCTGTTGTAACCAAACCCCAATTTATCCTTCATACCAGGCAGGGCGCTTCCCAAACCTTTGCCAATCCATCGGGACATGTATTTGAAATCCAATGCTTCAGCCAGGCTCCCGGATGTTCTGCGGGCTCATCGCCATCCAGTGACTTTACTTGGTTTCCGGGATATGACTGGAGTATTGGCATATGCCGAAATTGTTCGTTTCATCTTGGATGGATTTTTCTACCTGTTGATCAAAAAATGAGTTCAAAATTTTATGGACTGATTTTAGATCATCTTATTTTTCCATAA
- a CDS encoding aminotransferase class IV — MKTVYVDGKFLPWDKAVIPVDDLAVLRGYAVCDIIRTIGRIPYCLDAHIDRLLGSVTKIGLTPAWTKQEIKDIVIKVLEKNAQMDEANVRILVTGGSSPDFFTPADHPRLIVLATDIPALPAHWYTKGIKVITFFQQRVLPDAKATNYIPAVLALKEAKAQGAVEAIYTTRDNLVLEGTTSNLFALIDGTLVTPENGVLKGITRKTVIELGKKLFPVAEQDLSLDTLLSASELFITGTNKGVVPVIQVNDHMIGTGTPGPGTLALMTAMKDQQEEAKKAPPAV, encoded by the coding sequence TTGAAAACAGTTTATGTGGATGGAAAATTTCTTCCCTGGGACAAAGCGGTGATCCCAGTGGATGATCTGGCGGTACTCCGGGGCTATGCAGTTTGCGATATAATCAGAACAATCGGCAGAATACCATACTGCCTTGATGCGCATATCGACCGACTCTTGGGATCGGTCACTAAAATCGGTCTGACACCGGCATGGACCAAACAGGAGATCAAAGATATTGTTATTAAAGTGCTTGAGAAAAACGCACAAATGGATGAGGCCAACGTCCGCATCCTTGTAACCGGGGGCTCAAGCCCTGATTTTTTTACTCCGGCAGATCATCCCAGGCTGATTGTCCTGGCAACGGATATCCCTGCCCTGCCGGCCCATTGGTATACAAAAGGTATCAAGGTAATCACCTTTTTCCAGCAGCGCGTACTCCCAGACGCCAAGGCCACCAATTATATTCCGGCCGTTTTGGCTCTAAAGGAGGCAAAGGCCCAGGGCGCGGTGGAGGCCATATATACGACCCGGGATAATTTGGTCCTTGAAGGCACCACCAGCAATCTGTTTGCCTTGATTGACGGCACCCTGGTCACACCCGAAAACGGCGTGCTCAAAGGCATTACCCGCAAAACCGTTATCGAGCTTGGAAAAAAACTGTTCCCCGTCGCAGAACAGGACCTTTCCCTGGATACCCTGCTGTCGGCCTCTGAACTGTTCATCACCGGAACCAACAAAGGCGTTGTGCCGGTAATCCAGGTCAACGACCATATGATCGGAACCGGAACCCCCGGCCCCGGCACGCTGGCCTTAATGACAGCAATGAAAGATCAGCAGGAAGAGGCCAAGAAAGCGCCGCCTGCTGTTTAA
- a CDS encoding EI24 domain-containing protein gives MGIIAGIQYNLRGVALAFRTPSLLWLGLIRFVVVFLLTLVLSGMVLYWHNDIFSMIWQMPESKWLIWLWYSVSWILTLILMAFSMLASYLISQVFFCVFIMDYMSRITERLVLGQEAPGAHVSIFHMFWYLIRQEIPRAIVPILISVALMILGLFTPVSLIIIAVSTVAAGVFLAWDNTDLVPARRMMPFKERLKFLKQNLFFHIGFGLLFLVPWVNIIFLSFAPVGATLYYIDKEKSGYDA, from the coding sequence ATGGGAATTATCGCAGGTATTCAATATAATCTCAGGGGTGTTGCCCTGGCATTTAGAACACCATCTCTTCTATGGCTTGGATTAATTCGGTTTGTGGTGGTTTTTTTGTTGACCCTTGTTTTGTCCGGCATGGTGCTTTACTGGCACAATGACATTTTTTCCATGATATGGCAGATGCCCGAATCCAAGTGGTTGATCTGGCTGTGGTACAGTGTCTCCTGGATACTGACCCTTATTTTGATGGCATTTTCCATGCTGGCCTCCTATCTGATCTCCCAGGTTTTTTTCTGTGTTTTCATTATGGATTATATGTCCCGGATCACCGAACGACTGGTGCTGGGCCAGGAAGCCCCGGGCGCCCATGTATCTATATTTCATATGTTCTGGTATCTGATCCGCCAGGAAATCCCCAGGGCCATAGTGCCCATACTGATATCTGTGGCACTGATGATCCTCGGGTTGTTTACCCCTGTCAGTCTTATCATCATTGCCGTGTCCACTGTGGCCGCCGGTGTATTTCTGGCCTGGGATAATACCGACCTTGTTCCGGCCAGACGCATGATGCCGTTCAAGGAACGGCTGAAGTTTCTCAAGCAGAATTTATTTTTCCACATAGGATTTGGTTTGCTGTTTCTTGTGCCCTGGGTCAACATCATCTTTCTTTCATTTGCCCCGGTGGGTGCTACCTTATATTATATAGACAAAGAAAAAAGCGGATACGATGCTTGA